ATCTTCAGATGGAAATTTAGAGGGGACCCAGAAAGTGGAACTTGAGGGTGATGAATATAAGGAGGAGGTGGTAACTCAGGATGTTGGGGAGGAGGTCGAAGCTGTGGTTGAATCCGTGAGTGAAATTGTTGTTGATGGGAATTTTGAGTCTGTGGATGAAGTTTATTCGGGTTTGAAAAGTAACGGTTTTGACAAAGAGGAAGTAGCTGATGAGAAGAGTTCTGAGGTGGTTGATTCGGGAAAGGTGGAGGAGGAGAAAGAGGTTACTGCGCCTCTGTATCATTTCAATCAAGGTCTAGAAGAACTAGTTGAGAATTCTATTGGATTGGAATTAAaggaaaaggaggagaaaaCTCCCCTATCTTCCAGTAAGACTAATGGGATTTCTTCTGTTGTGGCTAACGAGGAGTTAAAGGGGATTGAGGAaacaaattttctctcttcaGATGAGATAAATGGTTCTCCTGAGGTTTTAGAAAATACTGTGTCCAAGGGAATTGAAGAAACAACATTGCCGACCGTGGATGAGAATAGTGAAGTTCCTGTTGTGGTAACAGATGTGGTCTCAAGGGGAATTGAGGAAACAAAATGGCCGGCTTCAGATGCGAGTGTTGGGGAGCCATCAGGTGGTGTTGATGGGGCATCAAAGGAAAATGTTAGTGATTCATTGCAGACGTTGGATGATGCTCCGGCTGTTGACACAAGTAATGCTGGTGAAGAAGGCAACAAGACTGAGATTCCCGAAAGCACAGGAAATCCGGTTAGTACCTCAGGACTAGATCTAATGGTTTCtgaatttctttcttgatttttgttaaCGATCCGTTTTCTGATCGAATGGCTGCTTGCTTGCTTTAAATTTCTTGACAGCATATTATCTCAGTGTCTCGACGCAGCATGCAACCAACTTCTTGGAGGAGTTGCTGTGGACTTTTTGAAGTCCTGCGCCGCTCTGATAGATAACTCAAGGTGAATAAAACTCTTATAGAAACTCATTCTTGGGGTATCAATGATCAATAATATCCTGTTAACCATGTTGAGTATTTGGTGAATTTTTgctttatatattcatttctgGATTGTTTATAGCTACTATTACATCGGATTGATTGTGGATTGTTAagagtatatatgtatgtgaaTGTAATAGGTAAAGTGTCAAATTGGATAGTACTCAAAAGTGTAAGTGATGAATATAACATAATT
This window of the Corylus avellana chromosome ca5, CavTom2PMs-1.0 genome carries:
- the LOC132182989 gene encoding uncharacterized protein LOC132182989, with amino-acid sequence MPSRAVTKRRRALKSVKKMKNPTNPTYHSLPNFQPQGVQGSKKEVYISDQHALVGEEEVKEGYTFCAVSVISASDHEMEEPSNGKIEDTQRVDLQEDYREVQSVVESSDGNLEGTQKVELEGDEYKEEVVTQDVGEEVEAVVESVSEIVVDGNFESVDEVYSGLKSNGFDKEEVADEKSSEVVDSGKVEEEKEVTAPLYHFNQGLEELVENSIGLELKEKEEKTPLSSSKTNGISSVVANEELKGIEETNFLSSDEINGSPEVLENTVSKGIEETTLPTVDENSEVPVVVTDVVSRGIEETKWPASDASVGEPSGGVDGASKENVSDSLQTLDDAPAVDTSNAGEEGNKTEIPESTGNPHIISVSRRSMQPTSWRSCCGLFEVLRRSDR